A stretch of Lathyrus oleraceus cultivar Zhongwan6 chromosome 6, CAAS_Psat_ZW6_1.0, whole genome shotgun sequence DNA encodes these proteins:
- the LOC127091792 gene encoding probable protein phosphatase 2C 59 isoform X2 encodes MAFLFSSLPQVHAADDSPVSGGGLSQNGKFSYGYASSPGKRSSMEDFYETRIDGVDGEVVGLFGVFDGHGGARAAEYVKQNLFSNLISHPKFISDTKSAIADAYTHTDSEFLKSENNQNRDAGSTASTAILVGDRLLVANVGDSRAVICRGGNAIAVSRDHKPDQTDERQRIEDAGGFVMWAGTWRVGGVLAVSRAFGDRLLKQYVVADPEIQEEKVDSSLEFLILASDGLWDVVSNEEAVAMIKPIEDAEVAAKRLMKEAYQRGSSDNITCVVVRFLMNNQGSSSRNSSG; translated from the exons atgGCATTTCTCTTCTCCTCTCTCCCTCAG GTTCATGCTGCTGATGATTCACCTGTTAGTGGTGGAGGACTCAG TCAGAATGGAAAGTTCAGCTATGGATATGCTAGCTCCCCTGGCAAAAGATCTTCAATGGAAGATTTTTACGAGACAAGAATTGACGGCGTTGATGGCGAAGTTGTTGGTCTTTTTGGAGTTTTTGATG GTCACGGCGGCGCTCGTGCTGCAGAGTATGTCAAGCAAAACCTGTTCAGCAATTTGATCAGTCACCCAAAATTCATTTCTGACACCAAATCTGCAATAG CTGATGCATATACGCATACCGACTCTGAATTTCTGAAATCAGAAAATAACCAAAACAGGGATGCTGGATCTACTGCTTCTACTGCCATTCTTGTTGGTGATCGCTTGCTTGTTGCAAATGTCGGGGACTCTAGAGCTGTTATATGCAGGGGTGGAAATG CTATTGCTGTGTCCCGAGATCACAAACCAGATCAAACCGATGAGAGGCAAAGGATAGAAGATGCAGGCGGTTTCGTTATGTGGGCTG GAACTTGGAGAGTTGGTGGTGTTCTTGCTGTTTCTCGTGCATTTGGTGATAGACTCCTTAAGCAATACGTTGTTGCTGATCCAGAAATTCAG GAAGAAAAAGTCGATAGCTCTCTCGAGTTTCTTATATTGGCTAGCGACGGGCTATGGGATGTTGTCTCTAACGAG GAAGCTGTTGCTATGATTAAACCGATCGAGGATGCAGAGGTGGCAGCAAAGAGGCTGATGAAAGAAGCGTATCAGAGAGGCAGTTCTGACAACATTACTTGTGTCGTGGTTCGTTTCCTGATGAACAACCAAGGTTCTTCGTCTCGTAATAGCTCTGGCTAA
- the LOC127091792 gene encoding probable protein phosphatase 2C 59 isoform X1 produces MIIWNLFHARISSTHAILLLFLLHIFLFLVKQVVSGNLEYSTCDMGYLNSVLSSSSQVHAADDSPVSGGGLSQNGKFSYGYASSPGKRSSMEDFYETRIDGVDGEVVGLFGVFDGHGGARAAEYVKQNLFSNLISHPKFISDTKSAIADAYTHTDSEFLKSENNQNRDAGSTASTAILVGDRLLVANVGDSRAVICRGGNAIAVSRDHKPDQTDERQRIEDAGGFVMWAGTWRVGGVLAVSRAFGDRLLKQYVVADPEIQEEKVDSSLEFLILASDGLWDVVSNEEAVAMIKPIEDAEVAAKRLMKEAYQRGSSDNITCVVVRFLMNNQGSSSRNSSG; encoded by the exons ATGATAATTTGGAACCTTTTTCACGCAAGAATAAGCTCTACGCACGCAATATTGCTATTGTTTCTTCttcatattttcctttttttgGTTAAACAAGTTGTTTCTGGGAACCTTGAATATTCAACCTGTGATATGGGCTACCTCAATTCTGTTTTGTCTTCTTCAAGTCAGGTTCATGCTGCTGATGATTCACCTGTTAGTGGTGGAGGACTCAG TCAGAATGGAAAGTTCAGCTATGGATATGCTAGCTCCCCTGGCAAAAGATCTTCAATGGAAGATTTTTACGAGACAAGAATTGACGGCGTTGATGGCGAAGTTGTTGGTCTTTTTGGAGTTTTTGATG GTCACGGCGGCGCTCGTGCTGCAGAGTATGTCAAGCAAAACCTGTTCAGCAATTTGATCAGTCACCCAAAATTCATTTCTGACACCAAATCTGCAATAG CTGATGCATATACGCATACCGACTCTGAATTTCTGAAATCAGAAAATAACCAAAACAGGGATGCTGGATCTACTGCTTCTACTGCCATTCTTGTTGGTGATCGCTTGCTTGTTGCAAATGTCGGGGACTCTAGAGCTGTTATATGCAGGGGTGGAAATG CTATTGCTGTGTCCCGAGATCACAAACCAGATCAAACCGATGAGAGGCAAAGGATAGAAGATGCAGGCGGTTTCGTTATGTGGGCTG GAACTTGGAGAGTTGGTGGTGTTCTTGCTGTTTCTCGTGCATTTGGTGATAGACTCCTTAAGCAATACGTTGTTGCTGATCCAGAAATTCAG GAAGAAAAAGTCGATAGCTCTCTCGAGTTTCTTATATTGGCTAGCGACGGGCTATGGGATGTTGTCTCTAACGAG GAAGCTGTTGCTATGATTAAACCGATCGAGGATGCAGAGGTGGCAGCAAAGAGGCTGATGAAAGAAGCGTATCAGAGAGGCAGTTCTGACAACATTACTTGTGTCGTGGTTCGTTTCCTGATGAACAACCAAGGTTCTTCGTCTCGTAATAGCTCTGGCTAA